The following are from one region of the Tachysurus fulvidraco isolate hzauxx_2018 chromosome 15, HZAU_PFXX_2.0, whole genome shotgun sequence genome:
- the LOC113639634 gene encoding RING finger protein 222: MIMDDEVYNADCPVCFESFSDAARTLSCGHAFCHDCLVGTFVSSNKNGDITRDTIICPVCRHVTFVTKLQGLGGEKEKHTKMLEVPLRFHGRPTSAPGYRRLGRCLRCISSRMSRKRLVCPKDSSQLFIISDLGRPMAEEDIIDVGTSVAIRENSTEHGCVCTSSHCLLFILIIFTLLALIAATLPWVFLA; this comes from the coding sequence ATGATCATGGATGATGAAGTGTACAACGCGGACTGTCCAGTCTGCTTTGAGAGCTTTTCCGACGCGGCTCGTACGCTGAGTTGCGGACACGCGTTTTGCCATGACTGCCTGGTCGGGACTTTTGTGAGCTCAAACAAAAACGGAGATATCACCAGAGATACTATCATCTGTCCCGTATGCAGACATGTCACTTTCGTTACCAAACTACAGGGACTCgggggagaaaaggaaaaacacacgAAGATGTTGGAAGTGCCTTTAAGGTTCCATGGCCGCCCCACATCTGCGCCCGGGTATCGGCGACTGGGACGCTGCTTGAGATGTATTTCATCTAGGATGAGCCGCAAGAGATTGGTTTGTCCTAAAGACTCCTCACAGTTGTTCATTATAAGCGATCTGGGACGTCCTATGGCTGAAGAAGACATTATTGATGTTGGGACGAGTGTGGCGATTCGTGAGAACAGCACTGAGCATGGCTGTGTGTGCACATCATCACACTGcctgttgtttattttaatcatttttactttactggcTTTGATAGCCGCAACGCTGCCTTGGGTTTTTCTGGCTTAA